In Takifugu flavidus isolate HTHZ2018 chromosome 13, ASM371156v2, whole genome shotgun sequence, the following are encoded in one genomic region:
- the rbm28 gene encoding RNA-binding protein 28 isoform X1 yields the protein MAADMSEHTVFVSRLPTTASNERLEEIFSEIGPVKQCFVVNEKGTQKCRGFGYVTYSMTEDVQRAMKEIKEYDGQKITLCVSKKKMHEKKKPALDTEKKKNEHAPKGIRKNVLKARLIIRNLSFQCSENDLKQVCTTFGPILEAKIPLKPDGKMRGFAFVQFKNMSSAAKALNALNLKEIKGRQVAVDWAVPKDRYVATQSSSSAEKKNTLEEAPHQSNATTVTEDDNKDEEMASAGPPKKKVLSKPATRQEVESPSDDEASHEEEDDTEEDDVSLDDDDEDDDDDDDEDSEDDDDDKDSDDDDKDSDDDDDDVDEGNDEKDKSAQKKTVKKDLPSDVKEGRTIFIRNLSFDTEEEDLEKVLLQFGELKYVKIVMQPETEHSKGCAFAQFKSKESADQCIAAAQDESECGGIRVDGRKLFIVTAVSKEDAVKMKVNKVKVETGTRNLYLAREGLIRAGTKAAEGVSETDMIKRTRFEELKRAKLRDLNVYVSKTRLCIHNLPKSVDSKKLKALCLQAVKGNKGVFVNESRVMYDKKPLKGQVMGQSLGYGFVQFKEHEHALGALRYLNNNPNIFGPNKRPIVEFSLEDSRKLKIKELRQQKYKETLKGASQSQMTREKKSPGTDINIQESSELHSRGKSVKDPSVQMTAPRGQTPNKSHLGFVTNPEVEHIELQNGKKRRKVLAFPSHRGPKIRMRDRGKQKVPPPKKTRPGMSRKAQKMQQMEKPRQLQKQVKTAKKPFKNRNGDHFESLVSQYKKKLMASSDKGSNMKRNKWFDSL from the exons atggcagCAGACATGTCAGAACATACCGTGTTTGTTAGCCGCCTCCCAACTACAGCCTCGAATGAACGCTTAGAGGAAATATTCTCTGAAATTGGTCCGGTAAAACAGTGCTTCGTGGTCAACGAAAAAG GCACACAAAAATGTCGTGGATTTGGTTATGTTACTTATTCAATGACGGAAGATGTACAACGAGccatgaaagaaataaaagaatacgATGGACAGAAGATTACACTATGTGTGTCAAAGAAGAAAATGCACGAGAAAAAGAAACCGG CTCTGGATacggaaaagaagaaaaatgaacatGCACCCAAAGGCATCAGGAAAAACGTTCTCAAAGCGAGGCTCATCATCAGGAATCTCAGTTTTCAG TGTTCAGAGAATGATCTGAAGCAAGTTTGTACCACATTTGGACCGATTCTTGAggctaaaattcctctaaagccTG ATGGGAAGATGCGAGGTTTTGCATTTGTCCAGTTTAAAAACATGTCCAGTGCGGCGAAAGCGCTGAATGCCCTCAACTTGAAGGAAATCAAAG GTCGGCAGGTTGCAGTTGACTGGGCTGTGCCAAAGGACCGGTATGTTGCTACACAGTCATCTTCAAGTGCAG aaaagaaaaacactttggAAGAAGCTCCACATCAGTCTAATGCCACGACTGTCACTGAAGATGATAACAAAGATGAAGAAATGGCATCAGCAGGACCTCCAAAGAAAAA AGTTTTGTCTAAACCAGCCACACGGCAGGAAGTGGAATCTCCATCGGACGATGAAGCCTctcatgaggaggaagatgacaCCGAGGAAGATGATGTGTCCCtggacgatgatgatgaagatgacgatgatgacgatgacgaagacagtgaagatgatgatgatgacaaagatagtgatgatgatgacaaagatagtgatgatgacgatgatgacgtTGACGAGGGCAATGATGAGAAAGATAAATCGG CTCAAAAGAAGACCGTGAAAAAAGATTTGCCATCGGATGTGAAAGAGGGCAGAACCATTTTCATCAG GAACCTGTCTTttgacacagaggaggaggatcttGAGAAGGTTCTCCTGCAGTTTGGAGAACTTAAATATGTAAAGATTGTTATGCAGCCAGAAACGGAACATTCAAAAG GTTGTGCATTTGCCCAGTTCAAAAGCAAAGAGTCCGCTGACCAGTGCATAGCTGCAGCACAAGATGAATCAGAG TGCGGTGGGATTCGTGTAGATGGCCGAAAGCTGTTTATTGTGACAGCAGTCAGCAAAGAAGATGCTGTCAAGATGAAAGTAAACAAAGTGAAAGTGGAAACTGGCACCAGAAACCTATACCTGGCACGAGAAGGCT TGATCCGTGCTGGAACTAAGGCTGCAGAGGGGGTGTCCGAAACAGACATGATCAAAAGAACCAGA TTTGAAGAGCTAAAGAGGGCCAAGCTCCGGGACTTAAACGTGTACGTCTCAAAGACTCGCCTGTGTATCCATAACTTGCCAAAGTCTGTGGACAGTAAAAAACTCAAAGCTCTGTGTCTGCAAGCTGTTAAAGGGAACAAAGGAGTCTTCGTTAATGAG AGCCGGGTGATGTATGACAAAAAGCCACTGAAGGGTCAGGTGATGGGGCAGTCTTTAGGTTACGGATTTGTGCAGTTTAAGGAACACGAACACGCTCTTGGTGCACTTCGTTACCTTAACAACAACCCTAACATCTTTGGTCCAAACAAG AGGCCAATTGTTGAATTCTCCTTGGAGGATTCAAGAAAACTCAAAATTAAAGAACTGAGGCAACAAAAATACAAA gaaaccttGAAAGGAGCCTCTCAATCCCAGATGACtagagaaaaaaagagtcctgGGACAGACATTAACATACAGGAATCATCAGAGCTGCATAGTCGGGGGAAAAGTGTAAAGGATCCATCTGTACAGATGA ctgctcctcgtGGCCAGACACCAAATAAAAGCCATTTGGGATTCGTGACCAACCCAGAAGTGGAGCACATAGAATTGCAGAACGGCAAGAAGCGGAGGAAGGTCCTTGCATTTCCTTCCCACCGAGGACCAAAGATCAG AATGCGTGATCGAGGAAAGCAGAAGGTTCCCCCTCCCAAGAAAACCAGACCGGGAATGAGCAGAAAAGCACAGAAAATGCAACAGATGGAAAAACCCAGACAGCTACAAAAGCAG GTAAAAACGGCAAAGAAGCCTTTCAAAAACCGGAATGGGGATCATTTTGAAAGCCTGGTGTCGCAGTACAAGAAGAAACTGATGGCGTCCAGTGACAAGGGCAGCAACATGAAGAGGAACAAGTGGTTTGATAGTTTGTGA
- the rbm28 gene encoding RNA-binding protein 28 isoform X2 — protein MAADMSEHTVFVSRLPTTASNERLEEIFSEIGPVKQCFVVNEKGTQKCRGFGYVTYSMTEDVQRAMKEIKEYDGQKITLCVSKKKMHEKKKPALDTEKKKNEHAPKGIRKNVLKARLIIRNLSFQCSENDLKQVCTTFGPILEAKIPLKPDGKMRGFAFVQFKNMSSAAKALNALNLKEIKGRQVAVDWAVPKDRYVATQSSSSAEKKNTLEEAPHQSNATTVTEDDNKDEEMASAGPPKKKVLSKPATRQEVESPSDDEASHEEEDDTEEDDVSLDDDDEDDDDDDDEDSEDDDDDKDSDDDDKDSDDDDDDVDEGNDEKDKSAQKKTVKKDLPSDVKEGRTIFIRNLSFDTEEEDLEKVLLQFGELKYVKIVMQPETEHSKGCAFAQFKSKESADQCIAAAQDESECGGIRVDGRKLFIVTAVSKEDAVKMKVNKVKVETGTRNLYLAREGLIRAGTKAAEGVSETDMIKRTRFEELKRAKLRDLNVYVSKTRLCIHNLPKSVDSKKLKALCLQAVKGNKGVFVNESRVMYDKKPLKGQVMGQSLGYGFVQFKEHEHALGALRYLNNNPNIFGPNKRPIVEFSLEDSRKLKIKELRQQKYKETLKGASQSQMTREKKSPGTDINIQESSELHSRGKSVKDPSVQMTAPRGQTPNKSHLGFVTNPEVEHIELQNGKKRRKVLAFPSHRGPKIRMRDRGKQKVPPPKKTRPGMSRKAQKMQQMEKPRQLQKVKTAKKPFKNRNGDHFESLVSQYKKKLMASSDKGSNMKRNKWFDSL, from the exons atggcagCAGACATGTCAGAACATACCGTGTTTGTTAGCCGCCTCCCAACTACAGCCTCGAATGAACGCTTAGAGGAAATATTCTCTGAAATTGGTCCGGTAAAACAGTGCTTCGTGGTCAACGAAAAAG GCACACAAAAATGTCGTGGATTTGGTTATGTTACTTATTCAATGACGGAAGATGTACAACGAGccatgaaagaaataaaagaatacgATGGACAGAAGATTACACTATGTGTGTCAAAGAAGAAAATGCACGAGAAAAAGAAACCGG CTCTGGATacggaaaagaagaaaaatgaacatGCACCCAAAGGCATCAGGAAAAACGTTCTCAAAGCGAGGCTCATCATCAGGAATCTCAGTTTTCAG TGTTCAGAGAATGATCTGAAGCAAGTTTGTACCACATTTGGACCGATTCTTGAggctaaaattcctctaaagccTG ATGGGAAGATGCGAGGTTTTGCATTTGTCCAGTTTAAAAACATGTCCAGTGCGGCGAAAGCGCTGAATGCCCTCAACTTGAAGGAAATCAAAG GTCGGCAGGTTGCAGTTGACTGGGCTGTGCCAAAGGACCGGTATGTTGCTACACAGTCATCTTCAAGTGCAG aaaagaaaaacactttggAAGAAGCTCCACATCAGTCTAATGCCACGACTGTCACTGAAGATGATAACAAAGATGAAGAAATGGCATCAGCAGGACCTCCAAAGAAAAA AGTTTTGTCTAAACCAGCCACACGGCAGGAAGTGGAATCTCCATCGGACGATGAAGCCTctcatgaggaggaagatgacaCCGAGGAAGATGATGTGTCCCtggacgatgatgatgaagatgacgatgatgacgatgacgaagacagtgaagatgatgatgatgacaaagatagtgatgatgatgacaaagatagtgatgatgacgatgatgacgtTGACGAGGGCAATGATGAGAAAGATAAATCGG CTCAAAAGAAGACCGTGAAAAAAGATTTGCCATCGGATGTGAAAGAGGGCAGAACCATTTTCATCAG GAACCTGTCTTttgacacagaggaggaggatcttGAGAAGGTTCTCCTGCAGTTTGGAGAACTTAAATATGTAAAGATTGTTATGCAGCCAGAAACGGAACATTCAAAAG GTTGTGCATTTGCCCAGTTCAAAAGCAAAGAGTCCGCTGACCAGTGCATAGCTGCAGCACAAGATGAATCAGAG TGCGGTGGGATTCGTGTAGATGGCCGAAAGCTGTTTATTGTGACAGCAGTCAGCAAAGAAGATGCTGTCAAGATGAAAGTAAACAAAGTGAAAGTGGAAACTGGCACCAGAAACCTATACCTGGCACGAGAAGGCT TGATCCGTGCTGGAACTAAGGCTGCAGAGGGGGTGTCCGAAACAGACATGATCAAAAGAACCAGA TTTGAAGAGCTAAAGAGGGCCAAGCTCCGGGACTTAAACGTGTACGTCTCAAAGACTCGCCTGTGTATCCATAACTTGCCAAAGTCTGTGGACAGTAAAAAACTCAAAGCTCTGTGTCTGCAAGCTGTTAAAGGGAACAAAGGAGTCTTCGTTAATGAG AGCCGGGTGATGTATGACAAAAAGCCACTGAAGGGTCAGGTGATGGGGCAGTCTTTAGGTTACGGATTTGTGCAGTTTAAGGAACACGAACACGCTCTTGGTGCACTTCGTTACCTTAACAACAACCCTAACATCTTTGGTCCAAACAAG AGGCCAATTGTTGAATTCTCCTTGGAGGATTCAAGAAAACTCAAAATTAAAGAACTGAGGCAACAAAAATACAAA gaaaccttGAAAGGAGCCTCTCAATCCCAGATGACtagagaaaaaaagagtcctgGGACAGACATTAACATACAGGAATCATCAGAGCTGCATAGTCGGGGGAAAAGTGTAAAGGATCCATCTGTACAGATGA ctgctcctcgtGGCCAGACACCAAATAAAAGCCATTTGGGATTCGTGACCAACCCAGAAGTGGAGCACATAGAATTGCAGAACGGCAAGAAGCGGAGGAAGGTCCTTGCATTTCCTTCCCACCGAGGACCAAAGATCAG AATGCGTGATCGAGGAAAGCAGAAGGTTCCCCCTCCCAAGAAAACCAGACCGGGAATGAGCAGAAAAGCACAGAAAATGCAACAGATGGAAAAACCCAGACAGCTACAAAAG GTAAAAACGGCAAAGAAGCCTTTCAAAAACCGGAATGGGGATCATTTTGAAAGCCTGGTGTCGCAGTACAAGAAGAAACTGATGGCGTCCAGTGACAAGGGCAGCAACATGAAGAGGAACAAGTGGTTTGATAGTTTGTGA
- the LOC130536113 gene encoding leptin isoform X2 → MDHILALVLALLPLSLCVALPGALDAMDVEKMKSKVTWKAQGLVARIDKHFPDHGLRVDTDKVEGSASVVASLESYNNLISDRFGGVSQIKTEISSLAGYLNHWREGNCQEQQPKVRPRRNIFNHTVSLEALMRVKEFLKLLQKNLDLLERC, encoded by the exons ATGGATCACATTCTGGCCCTTGTGCTGGCCCTGCTGCCGCTGAGCTTGTGCGTGGCCCTGCCTGGTGCACTGGATGCAATGGACgtggagaagatgaagtcaAAGGTGACCTGGAAGGCCCAAGGGCTGGTGGCCCGGATAGACAAGCATTTCCCG GATCACGGCCTCCGCGTCGACACCGACAAGGTGGAGGGATCCGCCTCTGTTGTGGCCTCCCTGGAGAGTTACAACAACCTGATTTCGGACCGCTTCGGCGGCGTCTCGCAGATCAAGACCGAAATCTCCTCTCTGGCGGGTTACCTCAATCACTGGAGGGAGGGCAACTGCCAAGAGCAGCAGCCCAAAGTGCGGCCGAGGAGGAACATCTTCAATCACACCGTGTCCCTTGAGGCTCTGATGAGGGTGAAGGAGTTCCtcaagctgctgcagaaaaatcTGGATCTTCTGGAGAGATGTTAG
- the LOC130536113 gene encoding leptin isoform X1 — protein MEPTSGTRSNATKVRKLSGATPGQKGADMDHILALVLALLPLSLCVALPGALDAMDVEKMKSKVTWKAQGLVARIDKHFPDHGLRVDTDKVEGSASVVASLESYNNLISDRFGGVSQIKTEISSLAGYLNHWREGNCQEQQPKVRPRRNIFNHTVSLEALMRVKEFLKLLQKNLDLLERC, from the exons ATGGAGCCTACCAGTGGCACACGCTCGAACGCCACTAAGGTAAG GAAGCTTTCAGGAGCAACACCTGGACAAAAAGGTGCCGACATGGATCACATTCTGGCCCTTGTGCTGGCCCTGCTGCCGCTGAGCTTGTGCGTGGCCCTGCCTGGTGCACTGGATGCAATGGACgtggagaagatgaagtcaAAGGTGACCTGGAAGGCCCAAGGGCTGGTGGCCCGGATAGACAAGCATTTCCCG GATCACGGCCTCCGCGTCGACACCGACAAGGTGGAGGGATCCGCCTCTGTTGTGGCCTCCCTGGAGAGTTACAACAACCTGATTTCGGACCGCTTCGGCGGCGTCTCGCAGATCAAGACCGAAATCTCCTCTCTGGCGGGTTACCTCAATCACTGGAGGGAGGGCAACTGCCAAGAGCAGCAGCCCAAAGTGCGGCCGAGGAGGAACATCTTCAATCACACCGTGTCCCTTGAGGCTCTGATGAGGGTGAAGGAGTTCCtcaagctgctgcagaaaaatcTGGATCTTCTGGAGAGATGTTAG